Proteins encoded by one window of Carassius auratus strain Wakin chromosome 8, ASM336829v1, whole genome shotgun sequence:
- the LOC113107988 gene encoding acyl-coenzyme A thioesterase 11-like: MANEPRDPMPLEEPMFILENGEMYRNQTEVKMSQIVLPCHANYCGELSAGQLLKWMDSTACLSAERHAGCSCITASVDDIHFETTIGVGQVVNITAKVNRAFTSSMEVGILVSCEDLFSDRQWKVCNAFATFVARRTEAGKVQLKQVIPRTQAEQMEYSIAAERRRMRLIHAEIINDLLSSCCSQTVSECLDYQDAVPAERTRVESVELVLPPHANHQVSTFGGQIMAWMENVATISASRLCNAHPTLRSIDMFHFRGPSHIGDRLVLKAIVNNAFKKSMEVGVCAEAYQGGEPLRHINTAFMTFEVLDNEQEAMHVAKDTARACGW; encoded by the exons ATGGCAAATGAGCCCAGGGATCCCATGCCGCTGGAAGAGCCCATGTTTATTCTGGAAAATGGAGAGATGTACAGGAACCAAACTGAAGTAAAGATGAGCCAGATAGTCCTCCCCTGCCATGCAAACTACTGTGGAGAACTCAGTGCTGGGCAGCTGCTCAAGTGGATGGACTCCACTGCCTGCCTGTCTG CTGAGAGACATGCTGGCTGCTCCTGCATCACAGCTTCAGTGGATGACATTCACTTTGAAACCACCATAGG GGTTGGACAGGTTGTAAACATTACAGCCAAAGTCAACAGAGCCTTCACATCCAGCATGGAG GTGGGGATTTTAGTGAGCTGTGAAGATCTCTTCAGTGACAGACAGTGGAAGGTCTGCAATGCTTTCGCCACCTTTGTGGCCCGACGTACCGAAGCAGGAAAG GTACAGCTGAAGCAGGTGATTCCCCGCACACAGGCAGAGCAGATGGAGTACAGCATCGCAGCCGAGCGCAGGAGGATGAGACTGATCCATGCAGAGATAATTAACGATCTCCTCAGCAGCTGCTGCTCTCAGACAG tgagtgagtgtttaGATTACCAGGATGCTGTGCCTGCGGAGCGGACTCGAGTAGAAAGCGTCGAGCTGGTGCTCCCGCCCCATGCTAATCACCAGGTCAGCACGTTTGGTGGACAAATCATGGCCTGGATGGAGAATGTAGCCACCATCTCTGCCAG TCGTTTGTGTAATGCTCACCCAACTCTGCGGAGCATAGACATGTTCCACTTTCGTGGGCCATCCCACATTGGAGACAGACTGGTGTTGAAGGCAATTGTAAACAATGCTTTCAAGAAAAG TATGGAGGTGGGAGTGTGTGCGGAGGCCTATCAGGGTGGAGAGCCCCTGCGACACATCAACACCGCCTTCATGACCTTTGAGGTCTTGGACAATGAACAGGAAGCCATGCACGTTGCCAAGGATACGGCCCGAGCCTGTG GATGGTAA